A genomic region of Chryseobacterium sp. KACC 21268 contains the following coding sequences:
- a CDS encoding phage holin family protein, whose protein sequence is MIDLVKRYISKKIELIKIEVIEKSAHTAGSVIIIAVAGTFISFFFLLLNLGIAFWIGEELNKLSFGFLIVASFYLLLAVIIFILKKYLKLFFVNLIIKVINIKN, encoded by the coding sequence ATGATAGATTTAGTAAAGCGATATATTTCAAAAAAAATTGAACTTATCAAAATTGAAGTTATTGAAAAATCAGCTCATACAGCTGGTTCAGTGATAATAATTGCAGTTGCTGGTACATTTATATCTTTTTTCTTCCTCTTGTTAAATCTTGGAATAGCCTTTTGGATAGGCGAAGAGTTGAATAAATTATCCTTTGGTTTTCTAATTGTTGCAAGTTTTTATTTATTACTTGCAGTCATAATCTTTATATTAAAAAAATATTTAAAACTCTTTTTTGTTAATCTGATAATTAAAGTAATTAATATTAAAAATTAA
- the adhP gene encoding alcohol dehydrogenase AdhP — MKAAVVHGYGQPLKIMEVPVKTPGRYEVLVKVIACGVCHTDLHAVDGDWPAKPKMPLIPGHEGVGIVVACGPEAMVKEGDAVGVPWLYSACGCCDYCITGWETLCEVQQNGGYSVDGGFAEYVIADSRYVGHLKSNVNFIEIAPILCAGVTVYKGLKETETKPGEWVAISGIGGLGHVAVQYAKAMGMHVAAIDVSDDKLAMAKKLGADLVVNAKDTDPGQYLHKEVGGMHGSLITAVSPIAFKQGIDVLRRKGTIALNGLPPGSFPLPIFETVIKRITVRGSIVGTRKDLQEALDFANEGLVKATVTSAKLEDINDVFDKMKAGQIDGRIVLDIASA, encoded by the coding sequence ATGAAAGCGGCAGTTGTACATGGTTATGGACAGCCATTAAAAATCATGGAAGTTCCTGTGAAAACACCGGGACGATATGAGGTTTTAGTAAAAGTTATCGCTTGCGGGGTCTGCCATACTGATCTTCATGCTGTTGATGGTGATTGGCCTGCGAAACCAAAGATGCCCCTGATCCCGGGACACGAAGGTGTTGGGATTGTTGTAGCGTGCGGACCGGAAGCAATGGTAAAAGAAGGTGATGCGGTAGGTGTTCCATGGCTTTATTCGGCTTGCGGATGTTGTGACTACTGTATCACAGGATGGGAAACGCTTTGTGAAGTACAGCAAAACGGAGGTTATAGTGTCGATGGTGGATTTGCAGAGTATGTTATTGCAGATTCACGTTATGTGGGACATCTTAAATCCAATGTCAATTTTATTGAGATAGCTCCGATCCTATGCGCTGGTGTAACTGTTTACAAGGGGCTGAAGGAAACTGAGACAAAACCTGGAGAATGGGTTGCCATTTCAGGAATCGGGGGATTAGGTCACGTAGCTGTACAGTATGCAAAGGCTATGGGCATGCATGTTGCAGCGATCGATGTATCAGATGACAAATTAGCGATGGCGAAAAAGCTGGGCGCAGATCTCGTTGTAAATGCAAAGGACACCGATCCGGGACAATACCTTCATAAGGAAGTCGGAGGAATGCACGGTTCACTTATCACTGCTGTATCTCCCATTGCATTCAAACAAGGAATAGATGTATTGAGGAGAAAAGGAACCATTGCACTAAACGGCCTTCCTCCAGGATCTTTCCCACTACCAATATTTGAAACAGTTATAAAAAGAATTACAGTGAGAGGTTCCATCGTCGGAACCAGAAAAGATCTGCAGGAAGCACTGGACTTCGCCAATGAAGGTTTGGTAAAAGCAACTGTCACATCTGCAAAACTAGAAGATATCAATGATGTTTTTGATAAAATGAAAGCTGGTCAGATCGATGGAAGGATTGTTTTAGATATAGCAAGTGCTTAA
- a CDS encoding prevent-host-death protein translates to MNYKLELNVQPNGTKTIFNSITFATFKINIIDRYKGNMIQNPIHLETIFKVRTSDNQLIENKRGNTRVFLKDTDLEHYRKLINTINSHQYKTKKIDQIIADEKYVNFMISLLLSNYNLN, encoded by the coding sequence ATGAATTACAAACTTGAACTCAATGTACAGCCCAACGGCACCAAAACTATTTTTAATTCGATAACGTTTGCAACCTTTAAGATCAATATCATCGATAGGTATAAAGGAAACATGATACAGAATCCTATTCATTTGGAAACAATATTCAAAGTAAGAACATCGGACAACCAGCTTATAGAGAACAAAAGGGGAAATACCAGAGTCTTTTTAAAAGATACCGATCTGGAGCACTACAGAAAACTTATAAATACAATCAATTCTCATCAATACAAAACAAAAAAAATTGATCAGATTATTGCAGATGAGAAATATGTAAACTTTATGATAAGTTTGTTGTTAAGCAACTACAATCTAAACTAA
- a CDS encoding winged helix-turn-helix transcriptional regulator, whose product MGAIRKTLSSNTENKEKLAEACDVNEIPANISLRWKMQILYCIDNDIALFSKLKREFPTLSDQFLGRRLKVL is encoded by the coding sequence ATGGGAGCAATTAGAAAAACACTGTCATCCAATACAGAAAACAAGGAGAAACTTGCAGAAGCTTGTGATGTGAACGAGATCCCTGCCAATATCTCCCTGCGCTGGAAAATGCAGATCTTATATTGTATCGACAATGACATCGCACTGTTCAGCAAATTGAAAAGGGAATTTCCTACGCTCTCTGATCAGTTTCTGGGAAGACGTTTGAAGGTGCTGTAG
- a CDS encoding ATP-binding protein, producing the protein MRTIECHEEKIHLCGNIQDLGYLIVFDDYSCIAASENISEITSFTAATIVGNFLEDILNDIVPKLELTHAVIEKEISGNLFYRYVERILLNEQHYYISIYRHNNKLYVEIELAHREQIKSTSLYYYAKFIEDRELESTWQSLTHLIREIIGFDRVLVYQFLEDKGGKVVAESKNDNIESLMGFRYPEFDIPKQARELYKIFHARHTADVDAPVFKILGRSAEEIDLTRCSIRALSPTHLQYIRNSGMRASASFSIIVEGELWGMVTCQHHTPIHVDLSQRHLCVFLTQYAVNYYLAEFQKEKLISQTVMGILERDLKAELLITRDKYGVLERFGGQIMEIISANGLVIKHDYGKYTFGQIPDDEKLQEIEKFISERLYETIYFTDAYDQVSRVSIDDKNPFLPGILRLDLMPATGWYLYAFRKERIVQETWAGKPEKVIRYDPHNNVNYASPRNSFQAWIEITKGKAEAWKHSDIQFLKDVANIVQHSIAQRGGEIEELNKELIRSNNALETFGYTLTHDLKNPLTSIQLSAQMFIRKKDMPDALRLKLAENIIESSKLINDMMDKVYKMSQVTNIEFELELIDPTPKIEAIAENSKYQYEVTNLLFDLGPCLPIWGERTLIYQLFLNIVGNAIKYSSKNQSPKVEVYSKNEGEGKIIYYIKDNGIGMDLSDQSNIFEIFKRMPNTQGFEGSGIGLSIVKRIADKLGAKIFVESELNIGTVFMIEFSESISLQL; encoded by the coding sequence ATGCGTACAATAGAGTGTCATGAAGAAAAGATCCATCTCTGTGGAAACATCCAGGACCTGGGCTATCTGATTGTATTCGATGATTACAGTTGTATTGCTGCAAGCGAAAATATATCCGAGATCACATCTTTCACAGCCGCGACAATCGTTGGAAATTTTTTGGAGGATATCCTAAATGATATAGTGCCAAAACTTGAACTCACCCATGCGGTCATTGAGAAGGAAATTTCAGGAAACTTGTTCTATCGTTATGTTGAAAGGATCCTCCTTAACGAACAACACTACTACATCAGCATATACAGACACAATAACAAGTTATATGTAGAGATCGAACTCGCTCATAGGGAGCAAATCAAAAGTACAAGCCTTTATTATTACGCAAAATTTATAGAAGATAGAGAACTGGAAAGTACTTGGCAGTCCCTGACGCATCTGATAAGAGAGATTATCGGTTTTGACCGTGTCCTGGTCTACCAATTTCTTGAAGATAAAGGAGGAAAGGTCGTAGCCGAATCCAAGAATGACAATATAGAATCTTTGATGGGATTTCGCTACCCGGAATTTGACATTCCGAAGCAGGCCCGCGAACTTTACAAGATCTTCCATGCAAGGCATACGGCAGACGTAGATGCTCCAGTATTCAAGATATTAGGGCGTTCAGCAGAAGAGATCGACCTGACCAGGTGCAGTATCAGGGCACTCTCTCCCACCCATCTTCAATACATTAGGAATTCAGGCATGCGGGCAAGCGCTAGCTTTTCAATTATTGTGGAGGGCGAGCTATGGGGAATGGTTACTTGTCAGCATCATACGCCTATACACGTAGACCTGTCTCAAAGACATCTATGTGTATTTCTGACACAGTATGCAGTCAACTACTATCTGGCGGAATTTCAGAAAGAAAAGCTTATTTCCCAGACGGTAATGGGCATTTTGGAAAGAGACTTGAAGGCAGAACTGCTGATCACGAGGGACAAATATGGAGTACTGGAAAGATTTGGCGGTCAGATCATGGAGATCATATCTGCTAATGGTCTGGTAATTAAGCACGATTATGGTAAGTACACGTTCGGACAGATCCCAGATGATGAGAAATTACAGGAAATTGAAAAATTTATTTCAGAAAGATTGTATGAAACTATTTATTTCACGGATGCCTATGATCAGGTCAGCAGAGTATCTATAGATGATAAAAATCCATTTCTCCCAGGAATTTTGAGACTTGACCTTATGCCAGCAACAGGGTGGTATCTGTATGCTTTCAGAAAAGAAAGGATCGTGCAGGAGACCTGGGCCGGAAAACCCGAAAAGGTAATCCGATATGATCCGCATAATAATGTGAACTATGCTTCCCCAAGAAATTCGTTTCAAGCTTGGATCGAGATCACAAAAGGGAAAGCAGAAGCCTGGAAACACTCGGACATTCAATTCTTAAAAGATGTAGCAAACATTGTCCAGCATTCCATTGCTCAGCGTGGAGGAGAGATCGAAGAGCTAAACAAAGAACTAATCCGCTCGAATAACGCCTTGGAAACTTTCGGGTACACCTTAACCCATGATCTTAAAAATCCATTGACATCGATTCAGCTCTCAGCTCAGATGTTCATTCGTAAAAAGGACATGCCAGATGCGCTGAGATTAAAGCTGGCAGAAAATATCATTGAAAGTTCTAAACTGATCAATGACATGATGGACAAGGTCTACAAAATGTCTCAGGTAACGAATATTGAGTTTGAGCTTGAGTTGATCGATCCCACACCTAAGATAGAAGCTATTGCGGAAAACTCGAAATATCAGTATGAGGTCACAAATCTTCTATTCGATCTAGGTCCTTGCTTGCCTATCTGGGGTGAGAGAACACTTATATATCAGCTATTTTTAAATATCGTCGGAAACGCTATCAAATATAGTAGCAAAAACCAGTCACCGAAAGTAGAAGTATACAGCAAAAATGAGGGGGAGGGTAAGATTATTTATTATATAAAAGATAATGGTATCGGTATGGACCTGAGCGATCAATCCAATATTTTCGAGATTTTCAAGAGGATGCCTAATACTCAAGGTTTTGAAGGTTCGGGGATTGGTCTTTCTATTGTGAAGAGAATAGCAGATAAGCTTGGTGCAAAAATATTTGTAGAAAGTGAGCTTAATATTGGTACGGTATTTATGATCGAGTTTTCTGAAAGTATTTCTTTGCAGCTTTAA
- a CDS encoding BamA/TamA family outer membrane protein: protein MKSRFPIHFKPVIALSSIAIISSCSNTKFLKDGQMLYTGAEVKIENDSIPKKQRKALKAELEENLTPKPNSSFLGLRPKLYAYNIAKEPKKEKGFNYWLKYKFGEKPVLLGDVDKEFNKDILVNYSENKGYFNAQAKYDTVSKNKKAQVIYTVRPGNQYLISQVKFQEDSTLVNQEIQNLKDKSLLKVGNPFDLGVIKAERERIDNGLKEKGFYYFHPDNIIVQADSTVAKNHKVELNVKLKEQTPDLATQQFSIDKVVVFPNYNIRDVKDGKYTVPMNADSLSKYAYEDIYVIDPDHKFKPRIFDRALYFKKGDVYNRKDHNLTLSRLISLGVFKFVKNEFVVSDSLNHKFDAYYLLTPRQIQSLRLETLGRTNSANYGGGEVNLNWTHRNFFRGAEQFKAAVYGAFDVQLGGPKDANNIIRVGANTQLSIPRIVAPFRFNSSSAFVPRTNINLGYEYQSRTELYTLHNFNASFGYVWKENVRKEHDLKVIDITMVAPQTITDKYRQQINGDPENGIPANPTLQRVVDKQLIFGPTYTYTYTNTTSPKTNTIYYRGMLDLAGNITGLVTGANAKKGDQKNIFGVPFSQYAKMEHDFRFYHKFNEKTNFASRIIAGIAYPYGNSEFVPYSRQFFVGGSNSIRAFRARTLGPGSYDPRVQNASFYFDQSGDIKLEMNAEYRANIYKFLNVAAFVDAGNIWLVNDDINEQGVNTRPGGKFSKDFLSEVAVGAGVGLRLDFSILVLRLDLAMPLKVPYYEKGDRWVLDRVKFGDSAWRKDNLILNIAIGYPF from the coding sequence ATGAAGAGCCGATTTCCAATCCATTTTAAGCCAGTCATTGCCTTGTCGTCCATCGCGATCATCTCATCTTGCAGCAATACCAAATTTCTGAAAGATGGACAAATGCTTTACACAGGCGCCGAAGTTAAGATCGAAAACGACAGCATTCCGAAGAAGCAAAGGAAAGCTTTAAAGGCTGAACTCGAAGAAAATCTGACGCCAAAACCCAACTCAAGTTTTCTTGGTCTGAGACCAAAATTATATGCGTACAATATTGCCAAAGAACCTAAGAAGGAGAAAGGATTCAACTATTGGTTGAAGTATAAATTTGGTGAAAAACCTGTCTTGTTGGGCGATGTCGATAAGGAATTCAACAAAGATATCTTGGTCAATTATTCTGAGAACAAAGGCTATTTCAATGCGCAAGCGAAGTACGACACGGTTTCGAAGAATAAAAAAGCACAGGTCATTTACACGGTAAGACCTGGAAATCAGTATTTGATCAGTCAGGTCAAATTCCAGGAAGATTCGACTTTGGTCAATCAGGAAATTCAAAATTTGAAAGACAAATCTCTTTTGAAAGTCGGAAATCCATTTGATCTCGGCGTCATCAAAGCCGAACGGGAAAGGATCGACAATGGACTAAAGGAGAAAGGTTTCTACTATTTTCATCCAGATAATATCATCGTCCAGGCAGACAGCACCGTGGCAAAAAATCACAAGGTGGAACTGAATGTCAAACTGAAAGAACAAACGCCAGACCTTGCAACGCAGCAATTTTCCATTGATAAAGTGGTGGTTTTCCCCAATTACAACATTCGTGATGTGAAAGACGGCAAATACACTGTTCCGATGAACGCAGATTCCCTTTCCAAATATGCTTACGAAGATATCTACGTGATCGACCCGGATCATAAATTCAAACCAAGGATCTTTGACCGCGCTTTGTACTTTAAAAAAGGCGATGTCTACAACCGTAAAGACCACAACTTGACTTTGAGCAGATTGATCAGTTTAGGCGTTTTCAAATTTGTGAAAAATGAATTTGTCGTTTCAGATTCTTTGAATCATAAATTCGATGCCTATTACTTATTGACACCAAGACAGATCCAGTCGTTGCGTTTGGAAACTTTGGGACGAACCAACTCGGCCAATTATGGTGGAGGCGAGGTGAACCTGAACTGGACGCACAGAAACTTCTTCCGAGGCGCTGAGCAGTTCAAAGCGGCTGTATATGGTGCTTTCGATGTTCAGTTGGGTGGACCAAAAGATGCGAACAACATCATCCGAGTTGGGGCGAACACCCAACTTTCCATTCCGAGAATTGTGGCGCCTTTTAGATTTAATTCTTCCAGTGCATTCGTTCCTAGGACCAACATCAACCTTGGATATGAATATCAAAGCCGTACGGAATTGTACACGCTTCACAACTTCAATGCGTCATTTGGTTACGTTTGGAAAGAGAACGTCAGAAAAGAACACGATCTGAAGGTCATTGATATCACGATGGTCGCGCCTCAAACGATAACCGATAAATACCGCCAACAAATCAACGGAGACCCTGAAAATGGAATTCCTGCGAATCCAACTTTACAAAGGGTAGTGGACAAACAATTGATCTTTGGACCAACTTACACTTATACTTATACCAATACAACTTCGCCAAAGACCAACACGATCTATTACCGTGGAATGTTGGATCTGGCAGGAAATATCACTGGACTTGTAACCGGAGCGAATGCGAAAAAAGGTGATCAGAAAAATATTTTCGGCGTTCCATTCAGTCAATATGCGAAGATGGAACACGATTTCAGGTTCTATCATAAGTTCAATGAGAAGACAAATTTTGCTTCCCGAATCATTGCCGGAATTGCCTATCCATATGGAAACTCAGAGTTTGTGCCTTACTCCAGACAGTTCTTTGTCGGCGGAAGTAATAGTATTCGAGCTTTCCGAGCCAGAACGTTAGGACCGGGAAGTTATGATCCGAGAGTTCAGAATGCAAGTTTCTACTTTGACCAGTCAGGTGACATCAAACTAGAAATGAATGCAGAATACAGAGCCAATATCTACAAATTCCTAAATGTAGCGGCCTTCGTAGATGCAGGAAATATCTGGTTGGTGAATGATGATATCAATGAACAAGGCGTCAATACCAGACCTGGCGGAAAATTCTCCAAAGATTTCTTGAGTGAAGTAGCAGTCGGCGCTGGAGTCGGTTTGCGATTGGATTTCTCGATCTTGGTTTTGAGATTGGATCTTGCAATGCCTTTGAAGGTTCCTTACTACGAAAAAGGTGACCGTTGGGTGCTGGATAGAGTGAAATTCGGAGATAGCGCTTGGAGAAAGGATAATTTGATATTGAATATTGCGATCGGCTATCCTTTTTAA